A stretch of the Clostridiales bacterium genome encodes the following:
- a CDS encoding Sir2 silent information regulator family NAD-dependent deacetylase → MDEKVLRLKEAIETADAVIIGAGAGLSTAAGFVYTGERFDRYFSDFSRKYGFRDMYSGGFFPYPSPAEFWAYWSRYIWINRYMDAPKSTYSDLYRLVKNKDYFVLTTNVDHCFQKAGFDKKRLFYTQGDYGLFQCTEPCCRKTWDNEDTIRKMILAQGYTIGENNELSLPEGTEAGMAVPEELLPKCPNCGRPLTMNLRSDSKFVEDEGWQAAAVEYEAWLTQHRDRKVVYLEIGVGYNTPGIIKYSFWQEVYRNKNAVYACLNMEEDRVPEEIAGRSILIGGDSARVIAELVS, encoded by the coding sequence ATGGATGAAAAAGTATTGCGGCTGAAGGAAGCAATTGAAACGGCGGATGCCGTGATCATCGGGGCCGGCGCGGGGCTTTCCACCGCCGCCGGGTTTGTGTATACCGGCGAACGGTTTGACCGGTACTTCAGCGATTTCAGCCGGAAGTACGGTTTCCGGGATATGTATTCGGGCGGATTCTTCCCGTATCCGTCCCCGGCGGAATTCTGGGCATACTGGAGCCGGTATATCTGGATCAACCGGTATATGGATGCGCCGAAATCCACCTATAGCGACCTGTACCGGCTTGTGAAGAACAAGGATTATTTTGTCCTTACGACCAATGTGGACCACTGCTTCCAGAAGGCCGGCTTTGACAAGAAACGGCTTTTCTACACCCAGGGGGACTACGGCCTTTTCCAGTGCACAGAGCCCTGCTGCCGAAAGACCTGGGACAATGAGGACACGATCCGGAAGATGATCCTCGCGCAGGGATATACCATCGGGGAAAACAATGAACTGAGCCTCCCTGAAGGCACGGAAGCCGGAATGGCTGTTCCGGAGGAACTGCTGCCGAAGTGCCCGAACTGCGGGCGGCCGCTGACCATGAACCTCCGCTCGGACAGCAAATTCGTGGAGGATGAAGGCTGGCAGGCGGCGGCTGTGGAATATGAAGCCTGGCTGACACAGCACCGGGACCGGAAGGTGGTTTACCTGGAGATCGGCGTCGGCTACAATACGCCCGGAATCATCAAATACAGCTTCTGGCAGGAGGTTTACCGGAACAAAAACGCGGTGTATGCCTGCCTGAACATGGAGGAAGACCGGGTACCGGAGGAAATTGCCGGGCGGTCGATCCTCATCGGCGGGGATTCGGCCCGGGTCATTGCGGAGCTGGTATCATGA
- a CDS encoding DUF1848 domain-containing protein, with the protein MIINTGQRTDIPAFYSEWFANRLKAGFVLVRNPYNPISVTRYRLSPDVVDLIGFCTKNPAPMLPKMDLLRDYGQYWYVTITPYGKEIEPRVPDKREVLESFRQLSEIVGPERIGWRYDPVFISDAYPAERHIRAFEYMAKALEGYTHTAVISFVDLYEKTKRNFPEVRPVDPEQRLLLGKAFTETGRQYGMTIRPCGEGDELAQFGADCGGCMTVAMYEQALGRRLKVPKFVPARKECACYLGGDIGAYNTCGHLCRYCYANYDAETVRRNMAAHDPQSPMLTGHLMPGDQVHEARQESWIDPQISMDDMPGL; encoded by the coding sequence ATGATCATCAATACAGGACAGCGTACGGATATTCCGGCCTTCTATTCGGAATGGTTTGCCAACCGGCTGAAGGCCGGTTTTGTGCTGGTCCGCAATCCGTACAATCCCATTTCCGTAACCCGGTACCGGCTTTCCCCGGACGTGGTGGATCTGATCGGTTTCTGCACGAAGAACCCGGCGCCCATGCTGCCGAAGATGGACCTGCTGCGGGATTACGGGCAGTACTGGTATGTCACCATTACGCCGTACGGGAAGGAAATCGAGCCGCGGGTTCCGGACAAGCGGGAAGTACTGGAAAGCTTCCGGCAGCTCTCGGAAATCGTCGGGCCGGAACGCATCGGGTGGCGGTATGATCCGGTGTTCATCAGTGATGCGTACCCGGCGGAAAGGCATATCCGGGCTTTTGAGTATATGGCCAAAGCCCTGGAGGGATATACGCATACGGCGGTGATCAGCTTTGTGGACCTGTATGAGAAAACAAAGCGGAATTTCCCGGAGGTGCGGCCGGTGGATCCGGAGCAGCGCCTGCTGCTGGGAAAAGCGTTTACAGAAACCGGCCGGCAGTACGGCATGACGATCCGGCCCTGCGGCGAAGGAGACGAGCTGGCACAGTTCGGCGCGGACTGCGGGGGATGCATGACCGTTGCCATGTATGAACAGGCGCTGGGCCGGCGCCTGAAGGTGCCGAAATTCGTCCCCGCCCGGAAGGAATGCGCCTGCTATCTCGGTGGGGATATCGGGGCATACAACACCTGCGGCCACCTGTGCCGGTATTGCTATGCGAACTACGACGCGGAAACCGTGCGCAGGAACATGGCGGCGCATGATCCGCAGTCCCCGATGCTGACCGGACACCTGATGCCGGGAGACCAGGTGCATGAGGCCCGGCAGGAAAGCTGGATTGATCCGCAGATCTCCATGGACGATATGCCGGGACTGTGA
- a CDS encoding sigma-70 family RNA polymerase sigma factor has product MTAGMNDEQIERMSRTMFRFCLSRTGSYHDAEDLAQEILLIACRADHHFEDEKAFCAFVWKTAGNILKSWYRRQAGQHTEEPDENLPDHRAEELEEQAQDHEQVQKILREMTRLSSDYRRVMVAYYMDGKPVREIAANLSLSESMVKYLLFQSRKHIREGINMEKELGRLSYDPVDLTLIFWGGKCRYYEIFRNNRLRQNIVMACYYDRLTEEQLSLQLGVPTAYLEEDLKKLLEYDLLKKKGLAYQSNIVIITRKELEAVRRYNEADLKEIASGIREFVDGNMEKIRALGFYGSDMPANSIKWMLVSLILRLAYVDMLQGDMKLDYPTDCFGDACFRFLMELEKDDPYFMGISSCVVDGNALFFWDVPLNGEMLHPAASTSRANMLMSLTDSQPETDGDRLICAELVEAGLARKTDAGILPNFPCLDAAQGSTLNEMIRPVAWEICGNAKRRAGGIAGIMAEHAPEHLADYAAKLPVLCQMQEAEEIMRMLCESGWLLPAREGMSATTVIMKNK; this is encoded by the coding sequence ATGACTGCCGGAATGAATGACGAACAGATCGAACGGATGTCCAGGACGATGTTCCGCTTCTGCCTGTCCAGGACAGGCTCCTACCATGATGCGGAGGATCTCGCCCAGGAAATCCTGCTCATCGCCTGCAGGGCGGATCATCATTTTGAGGATGAGAAGGCCTTCTGCGCGTTTGTCTGGAAAACTGCCGGGAATATCCTGAAGAGCTGGTACCGCCGTCAGGCCGGACAGCACACGGAGGAGCCGGATGAAAACCTGCCGGATCACCGGGCTGAGGAGCTGGAGGAGCAGGCGCAGGACCATGAGCAGGTGCAGAAAATCCTCCGTGAGATGACCCGGCTTTCCTCCGATTACCGCCGCGTCATGGTGGCGTATTACATGGACGGAAAACCGGTCCGGGAGATCGCCGCAAACCTTTCCCTGTCCGAGAGCATGGTGAAATACCTGCTGTTCCAGTCGAGAAAGCACATTCGGGAGGGAATCAATATGGAAAAAGAACTGGGAAGACTGAGCTATGACCCTGTGGACCTGACCCTGATCTTCTGGGGCGGAAAATGCCGGTATTACGAGATCTTCCGGAATAACCGCCTGAGGCAGAATATTGTGATGGCCTGCTATTATGACAGGCTGACCGAGGAGCAGCTGAGCCTGCAGCTCGGCGTTCCGACCGCCTACCTGGAGGAAGACCTGAAAAAGCTCCTGGAATACGACCTGCTGAAGAAAAAGGGCCTGGCGTACCAGAGCAATATCGTGATTATTACCCGGAAGGAACTGGAAGCGGTCCGCCGGTACAACGAGGCGGACCTGAAGGAGATTGCATCCGGGATCCGGGAGTTTGTGGACGGAAACATGGAGAAAATCCGCGCGCTGGGATTTTACGGGAGCGACATGCCTGCCAATTCCATCAAGTGGATGCTTGTTTCGCTGATCCTGCGCTTGGCCTATGTGGATATGCTGCAGGGCGATATGAAGCTGGATTATCCGACGGACTGTTTCGGTGATGCCTGCTTCCGCTTCCTGATGGAGCTGGAAAAGGATGATCCGTATTTCATGGGCATTTCATCCTGTGTGGTTGACGGAAACGCCCTCTTCTTCTGGGATGTGCCGCTCAACGGGGAAATGCTGCACCCGGCGGCCAGCACCTCCCGGGCCAATATGCTGATGTCGCTGACAGATTCACAGCCGGAAACGGACGGCGACCGGCTGATCTGCGCGGAGCTGGTGGAAGCCGGCCTGGCGAGGAAAACGGATGCAGGAATCCTGCCGAACTTCCCCTGTCTGGACGCGGCGCAGGGCAGCACACTGAACGAAATGATCCGGCCGGTCGCATGGGAGATCTGCGGAAACGCGAAGCGCCGTGCCGGCGGTATTGCCGGGATCATGGCGGAGCATGCACCGGAGCACCTGGCGGATTACGCCGCGAAGCTCCCCGTGCTGTGCCAGATGCAGGAGGCGGAGGAAATCATGCGGATGCTCTGCGAAAGCGGATGGCTTCTCCCGGCGAGGGAGGGCATGTCGGCCACTACCGTGATCATGAAAAACAAATAA
- a CDS encoding class I SAM-dependent methyltransferase: MEFYPTDDLKESRAGSGINDRETVKAQYKTAEKLDIRISIHSRYSTNKQGFGNWIASHYDIRDGMSVLELGCGTGDMWTGKQETIRRCSRLILSDFSEGMLEKAKETLRDYEGIEYRVIDIQDIPFKDGEFDLVIANMMLYHVPDLQKGLREVRRVLKENGTFCCATFGEHGMMEYISGLFSAGSNPGGSGSSFTLQNGGEKLRTVFPDVRELRYEDSLEVTDVEDMVDYIKSLTGMSELRKLPREEIRSVLEANMRDGILHVPKEYGMFIAC, encoded by the coding sequence ATGGAATTCTATCCCACAGATGACCTGAAGGAATCCCGGGCGGGATCCGGTATCAATGACCGGGAAACGGTCAAAGCCCAGTATAAAACGGCGGAAAAGCTGGATATCCGGATTTCGATCCACAGCAGGTATTCCACCAACAAGCAGGGCTTCGGAAACTGGATTGCCTCGCATTACGATATCCGGGACGGGATGTCCGTGCTGGAGCTGGGATGCGGAACGGGGGATATGTGGACCGGAAAGCAGGAAACCATCCGCCGCTGCTCCCGGCTGATCCTTTCGGATTTTTCCGAAGGCATGCTGGAGAAGGCGAAGGAAACGCTCCGGGATTATGAGGGAATCGAATACCGGGTGATTGATATCCAGGATATTCCGTTCAAAGACGGGGAATTCGATCTCGTGATTGCCAATATGATGCTGTACCATGTGCCGGATCTGCAGAAGGGACTCCGGGAGGTCCGGCGGGTGCTGAAGGAAAACGGAACATTCTGCTGCGCGACCTTCGGCGAACACGGGATGATGGAGTACATCTCCGGCCTGTTCAGCGCCGGCAGCAATCCGGGCGGAAGCGGCAGCAGCTTTACGCTGCAGAACGGCGGGGAGAAGCTCCGGACGGTGTTTCCGGACGTCCGGGAGCTGCGGTATGAGGATTCGCTCGAGGTCACGGATGTGGAGGACATGGTGGACTATATCAAGTCCCTGACCGGGATGTCGGAACTGAGAAAGCTTCCCCGGGAGGAAATCCGGTCGGTGCTGGAAGCGAACATGCGCGACGGAATCCTGCATGTGCCGAAGGAATACGGAATGTTTATTGCCTGCTGA
- a CDS encoding GNAT family N-acetyltransferase: MIYPAENMTLKDGRQCAIRSAEPEDAPRMTRYMKIMLGETPFLLRTPEEFTITEEREAEILAGRRDDPRSLMLVAEVDGEIAACADVQSHGAQSRRFHRAELGISVRKDYWRLGIGSAMMERLIAFARQAAFEQIELTVESKNYRALPLYHKYGFVIYGTRPHGLKYPDGSYDNDYLMIKML; the protein is encoded by the coding sequence ATGATCTATCCTGCGGAGAACATGACACTGAAGGACGGAAGGCAGTGCGCGATCCGTTCGGCGGAGCCGGAAGACGCGCCGCGCATGACGCGGTATATGAAGATCATGCTGGGCGAGACGCCGTTCCTCCTGCGCACCCCGGAGGAATTTACCATTACGGAGGAACGGGAAGCGGAAATCCTGGCCGGGCGCCGGGACGATCCCCGCAGCCTGATGCTGGTGGCGGAAGTGGACGGGGAGATTGCCGCCTGTGCCGATGTGCAGTCCCATGGCGCCCAGAGCCGCCGGTTCCACCGTGCGGAGCTGGGAATTTCCGTACGGAAGGATTACTGGCGCCTGGGAATCGGCTCCGCGATGATGGAGCGGCTGATTGCTTTTGCCCGGCAGGCCGCCTTCGAGCAGATCGAGCTGACGGTGGAATCAAAGAACTACCGGGCGCTGCCCCTGTACCACAAATACGGGTTTGTGATCTACGGAACCCGGCCGCATGGGCTGAAATATCCGGACGGCAGCTATGACAATGACTACCTGATGATCAAAATGCTGTAA
- a CDS encoding 2-dehydropantoate 2-reductase encodes MNIYVDFDDCLCESGKFFSGLVREMFGLDVPYEKMRYFNLQQAFGLTDEQYRQLLVKGHEPELLLSYEETPGASDVINEWIRKGHDVSIITGRPYSSYEASRLWLDRHGMQDARMLIMDKYGRETAARKEDYILDPEDYYRMKFDYAVEDSPSAFRFFDHLPQLKVLVFDRPWNRTAELPDNYTRCRGWEEIRANAAG; translated from the coding sequence GTGAATATTTACGTGGATTTTGACGACTGCCTGTGTGAGTCCGGGAAGTTTTTTTCCGGACTGGTCCGGGAGATGTTCGGGCTGGACGTGCCGTATGAAAAGATGCGGTACTTCAACCTCCAGCAGGCTTTCGGCCTGACGGATGAACAGTACCGGCAGCTGCTGGTGAAAGGCCATGAGCCGGAGCTGCTCCTTTCCTATGAGGAGACGCCGGGAGCATCGGACGTAATCAATGAGTGGATTCGGAAGGGACATGACGTATCGATTATCACCGGCCGCCCGTACAGCTCGTATGAGGCATCCCGCCTTTGGCTGGACCGGCATGGAATGCAGGATGCCCGGATGCTGATCATGGACAAATACGGCCGGGAAACCGCCGCCCGGAAAGAGGATTACATCCTGGATCCCGAAGACTATTACCGGATGAAGTTTGATTATGCGGTGGAGGATTCGCCTTCGGCCTTCCGGTTTTTCGACCACCTGCCGCAGCTGAAGGTGCTGGTGTTTGACCGGCCGTGGAACCGGACGGCGGAGCTTCCGGACAACTATACCCGGTGCCGCGGCTGGGAGGAAATCCGGGCGAACGCGGCGGGGTAA
- a CDS encoding YdcF family protein, translating into MKNGWIAFVLALCLAAGGIASAAAQAPVQPLIERVVVSYADSGTIDEKALAELTALDPELGKKWTLIMHLWEAPVDVCPRLSDDLPGDDSLCLVALGFQLNPDGTMREELIERLKVLLAAAEQYPQALIVCTGGGTAADDPAATEAGRMAEWLKAQGVDPARIIVEDHSLTTAQNAIFTFDILEERFPQVKQLAIISSDYHIATGALLFGAEMILRDSDIEIAGNAAWNAPSGTLSAMFQAGALIELSGDVETAFEIYYDTYDIHELPPLPAD; encoded by the coding sequence ATGAAAAATGGCTGGATTGCATTTGTTCTCGCGCTTTGCCTGGCGGCTGGCGGGATTGCTTCCGCTGCGGCACAGGCCCCGGTGCAGCCGCTGATTGAGCGGGTGGTGGTTTCCTACGCGGATTCCGGGACGATCGATGAGAAGGCGCTGGCAGAACTGACCGCCCTGGACCCGGAACTTGGGAAGAAATGGACGTTGATCATGCACCTTTGGGAAGCGCCGGTGGATGTCTGCCCCCGGCTTTCGGACGACCTGCCCGGTGATGATTCACTGTGCCTGGTGGCACTGGGTTTTCAGCTGAACCCGGATGGTACCATGCGGGAAGAACTGATTGAACGGCTGAAGGTGCTGCTTGCGGCAGCCGAACAGTATCCGCAGGCGCTGATCGTATGTACGGGCGGCGGGACGGCGGCCGATGATCCGGCTGCCACCGAAGCGGGGCGGATGGCCGAATGGCTGAAAGCGCAGGGAGTGGATCCTGCCCGGATCATTGTGGAGGATCATTCCCTGACAACGGCCCAGAATGCCATCTTTACCTTTGACATCCTGGAGGAACGGTTTCCGCAGGTAAAACAGCTGGCAATCATTTCCAGCGATTACCATATCGCGACAGGGGCGCTGCTGTTCGGCGCGGAAATGATCCTGCGGGACAGCGATATTGAAATCGCCGGGAATGCCGCCTGGAACGCGCCGTCCGGCACACTGTCCGCCATGTTCCAGGCCGGAGCGCTGATTGAGCTTTCCGGGGACGTGGAAACCGCCTTTGAAATCTATTATGATACGTATGATATTCATGAACTCCCGCCGCTGCCCGCGGACTGA